Genomic DNA from Leishmania donovani BPK282A1 complete genome, chromosome 32:
ATTCAGCGATAAAACGGGGAAGCGAagaaacacacgcacaaaaaaaaagacgccGACAGAGACACCAACGCGCAGACGGGCAGCTGTGGAGCAGCACACAAGACGCGGCGGGAGGCAGCGGGCACcgcacgcacggcggcgcacgcaagcacatATGCACAGCGCATGCACGAGAGCacaacagaaaaagaaacgaaaaagaaaaggtaAATGATCCAACTTGGATACCTGCAGCACCAAGCACCgagagacgcgcacacagctgTGGAGGCAAAGCCCGCGCATCATCGAAGGCCGCACACGTAGACGCGCACACCATGCACGCGCCAAGATGAAGGGGACGGTGGAAAGGCGAGAATGAAATGCGTCGTTGGGGAGGGGCGgtgagagaagggggtgggggcgagtTGCTGGCAAGGAAGCGCGCACTCGTCCCCGCCGCGAGCcagccccctctcccctctgcaCTCATGGGGTCGCCTACCAGAACTTCATCTCGTGATACTCCTGGTCAGTGGCGCGCTTCCAGTGGCGCTCAGCCCAGTGCCAGTCCACTACATCAAAGTACTTGGAAAGGTACTCGGGGCGCTTGTTCTCGTAGTCGATGTAATACGCATGCTCCCACACATCGACGCACAGTAGCGGTGTGTACTCGTAGTTTGTCAGCGGGCAGCCAGCGTTGCCGTAGGAGACGATATCGAAGGCGCCAGCCTTCTTGTCGTAAACCCAGTAGACCCAGCCGCTGCCAAAGAGGTTCTGCGCTGCAGTGATAAACTGCTTCTCGAACTTCTCGACGGAGCCGTACTGCGCAGACACCGCCGCGGACAGGTCTGGCGGGATGTTGCTGCCGTACGGCTGGATACACTTCCAGAAGAAGGAGTGATTGTAGTGCTGTGCAGCGTTGTTGTAGACGCCCTTCAGCTGAGAGTCGTTGGCGCTTTTCGCAATCAATGCGTCGAGCTGCATCCCGTAGAGCGGCGTGCCCTCGATGAGTTGGTTAAGCTTCTCTACGTAGGTgcgatggtggcggccgTAGTGCACGCGAATCTGGTATGATGACATGAGCGGCATGCAGCCCTTGTACCACGGAAACTCCAGCGTGGGTAGGTAGAAGAAGCCCTGTGACTGGATGTAGTTCTCGGAGCGGCGAATGTACTCGTCTACGCGCCAGTACGTCTTGCGGTACTTTTCTACGTAGTAGTCCGGCACACGACCGGAACGGTTGCGGAACTCGTTGTATTGGTCCATAAAGTTGAAGCGGCCCATCTGAATGTCCGCCTTTGGGGTGTGCATCACCAGCCCTGTACGGCCCGTCGCGATGTGCGCAGCAACAAGGCACGAGGAGGACACCGCAggggcgccgacgacggagCCGAGCACGCCGGCTGTGCACACCGAAGTGGTGTACGCACGACGAAGCATCGCTCTTGAGAAAGAGAGTGTGGAAGAGGGGGTTCTAAATATCCGAGAAAAATGAGTCCTTTGTTGAGATAtcactgcagcgccacggaAGAGGATGTGGCGCTTCCACTACGGCCGTTCTACCCGAAGGTGAGGAGAGAATgctatgcgtgtgcgtacgcATGCGCGTGCTCTCGTCTTTGGCGGCAAAGGAACGCGAGGGAGGAGCGGGAAGGAGGGCTTCACTAGACTACGCTATGCTACGTAAACataaaaacaaaaagaaaaatcaACGAGCAAGTGAAAAGAGCGATGGGGCTCTGGCAcaggcagcgacggcaaccACAACGCGCACAGCAGTCGAAGGTAgagtgtgtatgtatgtatgtgtgtgtgtgtgtgtgtaaccAGAACAAAGTCGGGTATCGAGCTAAACAGAAGATGTGTTCCTACGCAAAGACAACAAGGGGCACCATA
This window encodes:
- a CDS encoding superoxide dismutase, putative translates to MHTPKADIQMGRFNFMDQYNEFRNRSGRVPDYYVEKYRKTYWRVDEYIRRSENYIQSQGFFYLPTLEFPWYKGCMPLMSSYQIRVHYGRHHRTYVEKLNQLIEGTPLYGMQLDALIAKSANDSQLKGVYNNAAQHYNHSFFWKCIQPYGSNIPPDLSAAVSAQYGSVEKFEKQFITAAQNLFGSGWVYWVYDKKAGAFDIVSYGNAGCPLTNYEYTPLLCVDVWEHAYYIDYENKRPEYLSKYFDVVDWHWAERHWKRATDQEYHEMKFW